The Aestuariibius sp. HNIBRBA575 nucleotide sequence AGGACATGTTGGCTGAAATGTTGTCCGAACAATTCACGTGGCCGGGAAACCCGCGATCTTCGTAGCCTTGTGCTGTGCAGGCCAGCCCAAAGGTATCGTGACGCCCGCAAGTATCCTGAACCAGGTTCAGCATGGGACGCATCTGGGCATCGTAGAATTTGTCAAACAACCCCGGCCCCGGAAAGGCGCGCCGTACCTTGGTGCGGGTGGCGGTGTTGTCGATCATTTCGACGCGACCCTTTTCTAATCCATCACTGCGAAAGGCCATAAAGTCCGAACATTGCTGGCCATAGATGTCGATGATTTGCACCACCTCGCCCGGCAACAATTCATAAGCCTGAGACGTCCCGCGTGAGATGGTAAATTCGTCCCGCACATCGCCTAACGGCGTTGGCAGGAGTGGCCCGTCGGTCGCCGCATGAGAGATGGAAACCGACACAGCGTTTGGGGTTTGCCCGGATGTCAGGCTTTCTGCATCCAAAGAAGACATGACCCAAATGGTGCAGGCTTCTTGTGCTTTTAGGATACACAAACCTTCCTCGCCGATTAGGCGTGCGCACTCAATTGACCCGTTGGTGGGCAATCCATGCGCGGACATCCAGCCAACCATTTCTGCATGGTCAAACTGCGCCAGCGCCACATTCGTGTCATTGCGCAATCCAATCGCCGCCATGTGGCATTGTTTGCGATGGTCAAATGCGCAGATGGTCAGGCTTTGGGAATCTTGCATGTCCTGAAACGAGATTAAGTCGCCCTTTGACAACTCGAATCGCAAGGCCTGACGTGCATGTAAACGGGCCGCTTGGCCGATGCGCGGGGCAGACATGCCGGGGAAACTACGGCCAATTTGGCCGAGCCTCGCATTGTCAATTGCATGGATGGGGATCCCGCTCATGTTGAAAACTGCCTTTTGAAACCGGTTACAATTTGCTAAAACGACTTTTCACACGAGTCAAGAGATTGATCCACACCCATCAACCTGCGAGACATAGATCATGAGCAGACCTGAAACTCAGAAGCGAGCAAACCTGCGCGATGTCGCACGTCATGCCCAAGTTTCGGTGGCGACCGTTTCGCGTGTTTTGAATAAATCGCAGCTGGTCACCAAAGACACCCGCGATCGGGTGAACCGTGCGATTGAGACGTTGAATTTTGTGCCCAGTGCAGCGGCGCGAACATTGAACTCTGGAAATTCCCGCACGATAGGTGCGCTGGTTCCCACGCTCGATCATTCGATATTCGCGCGGTACCTCGATGCGTTGGAAAGCCGACTGTCGCAACATGGATATGCATTAATCGTGGCCGTGACTGGTGGCGATCCAGAAGAAGAAGAACGCAAAGCGTTTGGCTTGCTTGATCTCGGCGTTGAGGGTCTGCTTGTTTCTGGCCGCGCTCATACTGCTGGCTTTGACACGCTGATTGACCGGTTTCGCGTCCCCACTCTTATTACGTCTTATTATGATCCCGAGGCGCGGTATCCAACCATCGGATATGACAACGCAACAATCGCTGCCAATGCGTTTGAATTTCTGCGCGACCTTGGGCACAGGTCCTTTGCCATTGTGCATGGACCATTGGATGTAAACGATCGCTTCGTTGCGCGAATTGATGCCATCAGGGACCTTGCTCATGATTCTGAAGTGACCTTTCGCTCTGTTTCCATGGATGTTGCGGGTGGGGCCAATGCAGTCAAGGAATTGGCAGCGCAATCTCGGTTACCAACTGCGATCCTCTGTTTGTCGGACGTTCAGGCCCTGGGGGCTATGTTTGAACTTACTCGGTTGGGTTTGGTGGTCCCGGACGACATTTCGGTTATGGGATTTGACAATCTGGAATGGTCGGCGGTCAGCGAACCCAGCATGACCAGCATCAAGTTGCCCGCGGCGGAAATGGGCGCAAAGGCATCAGATGCAATCGTCGGATGGCTGCAATCAGGTCAACGCGCATCCCCGTTGGCGCTGGAGGCAGACATCGTAATCCGGGATTCGACACGTCCGCTTTCTAAGGGCTGATATTTCGTTGTCTTTGGCAAATCGGATTGGAGCGGTCACTGGGGAACATGCAGCATTTAATTGGGGCCAGAAATCCAGTGGCGCTGTGGGCAGTAATCCAGCGAATTTTTGTCTAACGTCCTTTCATGCCGTTTGGTTTGAAAAACTTGGCACTTTTTGTTCGGGTCGCTCACTTGGGGCTATTGGCAGGGCCGGGTCCGAATTTGGGCTATGGATTGTGCGCCCCCCGGGACGTGTGACCCCCAAATGCGTTCAGGTCTTCTTGGACTTTATTCAGCAAAAAATCCGCGAAACAAACCGCGACCGATATGGGTGGATGAGGGGATTCAGACGCCAACGGAAATGGTTGTTGATCGCGGACATATATATGTCGTTGATCAAACGCAGCTGCATCAAATCAGCCTTGCAACTGGCGATGTCGTGCACAGTTATAAATCCGTCACCGCCTATTCATTGAATGATGTGGATGTCACCCTTGACGGCCAGATCTTTGTGTCTGAATTGCAAGGATAAACAATCCACAAACTTATCGAGGGTGATCTGGACCTTGGGCATGATTGTCTGGTGATTAAAGTATCCCAAGACCAGATGCGTTTGACGTTACAACAAGGTGCTGGTGCGTCGGTCATATATAACCGCAAAGAGTGATCCGTCCAATGAGGCGCAAATAGACCTAAGTGCCGCGCCGCGCAGAGCACATATATATAAAGATGGTTCGGGGCTGATAGGGGCCCATGCCGAATCTAGCGACAAGTGAATCGCAGGTTGCAGCGAAAACGAACATGAATCGGCGATTCATTTGTTGTGATGCGCCGTGAATCGGGCGGCGACTCGAAAGCGGCAAATCACCAAAATCATGCATATAGCCATAAGGGCTATTTAGACCCCCAAATGTAGAACCTACCTTTTGTTGGTAAATCAAGTGTTTCCCAAAATGCCGCGTTTTTTGAAACTAATTTCGACTGTAACAGATTGTTTTTACTTATTTTTTCACTTTTTTCACAAAAATCTCATATTTCTTGTAAAAAGCGCTTGCGGGTTTGGTGAGTAAACCTTAGAACCCACTTCACCGGCGGCGCTGAGGCGCACAACGGGACGCCAGACGGGGCGACGGAGCGACGCTCTGGAGGTTCAGACGGTAGAGAAATTTGAGGTTAGATGACGCAGGTTGCGCTAGTAAGTTACAGCGCTACGTGTTGATTTTTGTCTCTGGGTTACGGCCCGCGCTATTTGAAATTGCTAATATCTGAAGAGATATGTGGGCGGTTTGGTTCATTTCGATGAACAAACAACTGCACATATTTCGCGCTAGTAGAGCCTGTGGTTTGCAGGATCGATGATCTAGTGTCAGCTTCACTGTTTGGACGGCTTTTGTTTCTTTGGAAACTGAAGCACAACAAACAGAGACTTGTTTCAACTTTAGTCGGTTGGAACAGAATGCCTTAGCTGTTTGCACAGTTAAGGCGCATATGTGCAGAGGTTCGAACGTCAAGGACAAGCAAGCAATTGCTTTTCAACTTGAGAGTTTGATCCTGGCTCAGAACGAACGCTGGCGGCACGCCTAACACATGCAAGTCGAGCGCTACCTTCGGGTGGAGCGGCGGACGGGTTAGTAACGCGTGGGAACATACCCTTTTCTAAGGAATAGCCACTGGAAACGGTGAGTAATACCTTATACGCCCTTCGGGGGAAAGATTTATCGGAGAAGGATTGGCCCGCGTAAGATTAGATAGTTGGTGGGGTAATGGCCTACCAAGTCTACGATCTTTAGCTGGTTTGAGAGGATGATCAGCAACACTGGGACTGAGACACGGCCCAGACTCCTACGGGAGGCAGCAGTGGGGAATCTTAGACAATGGGCGCAAGCCTGATCTAGCGATGCCGCGTGAGTGATGAAGGCCTTAGGGTCGTAAAGCTCTTTCACCAGGGATGATAATGACAGTACCTGGAAAAGAAACCCCGGCTAACTCCGTGCCAGCAGCCGCGGTAATACGGAGGGGGTTAGCGTTGTTCGGAATTACTGGGCGTAAAGCGCGCGTAGGCGGGCTAGTCAGTCAGAGGTGAAATCCCAGGGCTCAACCCTGGAACTGCCTTTGATACTGCTAGTCTTGAGTTCGAGAGAGGTGAGTGGAATTCCGAGTGTAGAGGTGAAATTCGTAGATATTCGGAGGAACACCAGTGGCGAAGGCGGCTCACTGGCTCGATACTGACGCTGAGGTGCGAAAGCGTGGGGAGCAAACAGGATTAGATACCCTGGTAGTCCACGCCGTAAACGATGAATGCCAGTCGTCAGGGGACTTGTCCTTTGGTGACACACCTAACGGATTAAGCATTCCGCCTGGGGAGTACGGTCGCAAGATTAAAACTCAAAGGAATTGACGGGGGCCCGCACAAGCGGTGGAGCATGTGGTTTAATTCGAAGCAACGCGCAGAACCTTACCAACCCTTGACATCCTAGGATCGTTCCAGAGATGGTTCTTTCCCTTCGGGGACCTAGTGACAGGTGCTGCATGGCTGTCGTCAGCTCGTGTCGTGAGATGTTCGGTTAAGTCCGGCAACGAGCGCAACCCACATCTTTAGTTGCCAGCAGTTCGGCTGGGCACTCTAAAGAAACTGCCCGTGATAAGCGGGAGGAAGGTGTGGATGACGTCAAGTCCTCATGGCCCTTACGGGTTGGGCTACACACGTGCTACAATGGCATCTACAATGGGTTAATCCCAAAAAGATGTCTCAGTTCGGATTGGGGTCTGCAACTCGACCCCATGAAGTCGGAATCGCTAGTAATCGCGTAACAGCATGACGCGGTGAATACGTTCCCGGGCCTTGTACACACCGCCCGTCACACCATGGGAGTTGGGTTTACCCGAAGGCCGTGCGCCAACCTTTCGAGGGGGCAGCGGACCACGGTGAGCTCAGCGACTGGGGTGAAGTCGTAACAAGGTAGCCGTAGGGGAACCTGCGGCTGGATCACCTCCTTTCTAAGGATGATCTTAGTAACGTTGAACTCTTGGGTTCAACGCTCGTAGATCACTTAGCAACAGATCGGTACCTTTGCCGATCTATATCAGACGGACCAGGCCGTCCTCATATCTCTTCAGACAGGTTCGATAGCAGGCTTTGCTTGTTGTTGAATATCTTACCGGGGCGTTAGCTCAGCTGGGAGAGCACCTGCTTTGCAAGCAGGGGGTCATCGGTTCGATCCCGATACGCTCCACCAAGACTGGGTCGGTAGCTCAGGTGGTTAGAGCGCACGCCTGATAAGCGTGAGGTCGGAGGTTCAAGTCCTCCTCGACCCACCATCATCCAATGTAACCAATTGGAGTAAGAAGACGGAACTAATCTTCAAGCACTTGTTTGAGTGTTTGAACATTCGATCCGTCGAATGATTGACATCGTATAGAGAGAAATTAACATCAGAATTACTGATCACCCGAGTGTGGGATGATCTCTGAGCCATAACATGGTTGCCTTTGCGAGTTCCCCTCGCGTTGGATTAACCGGCTCTGAAACAGTAATTTTGTCCAAGTCAAGTACATATA carries:
- a CDS encoding LacI family DNA-binding transcriptional regulator, which encodes MSRPETQKRANLRDVARHAQVSVATVSRVLNKSQLVTKDTRDRVNRAIETLNFVPSAAARTLNSGNSRTIGALVPTLDHSIFARYLDALESRLSQHGYALIVAVTGGDPEEEERKAFGLLDLGVEGLLVSGRAHTAGFDTLIDRFRVPTLITSYYDPEARYPTIGYDNATIAANAFEFLRDLGHRSFAIVHGPLDVNDRFVARIDAIRDLAHDSEVTFRSVSMDVAGGANAVKELAAQSRLPTAILCLSDVQALGAMFELTRLGLVVPDDISVMGFDNLEWSAVSEPSMTSIKLPAAEMGAKASDAIVGWLQSGQRASPLALEADIVIRDSTRPLSKG